GTAACGCTGGATTTTGGgcaacgctgctactacagctaccgtcggtggcatcATTTggttccacatagtagtagcgcctTTTTAATTAGCAGcactactgctaaggtgttagcagtagcgctttactggctcagcgctactgctaattagcaccagcgttttcttttttccaacgctactactaagGTCCTCCCTATAAggttttttcctagtagtgtgacTGGTGAATGCTAACATCGTAATCACCCACGAGAAGGTACTGACATGTCACACTCTATAGTAGTGGGTGTCTATTTTTCAGGAAAGATACACATGAAATTCTGATTGTTAACCCACATTTTTCATGGCACAATGGTCTCTTAATTTCTTGAAAAGGAGGCACAATGGTACTTATCAATGATACATACCAACAGGAAAAACTATCCTTGCATCCCCATGTTGCACACAATCGATAAGTTTTATTCCATCCTTTACATCCGTATGTTGCCCACATCGGATAAGTTTTATATTAGGGTTTAATGCGACCACACAAGCTGCCCAACATTTTACATGAGGAGTACACACACAAAAATCTGGGAAATAGGTAAAAACGTAAACTCGTTACAAACTGGTCAACGGAAGATACTTCACCATAGATCTTACTCAGCGAGCTTGCATACATCGGAATCATATTCAGATCTTCACGCCGTCTATGGCTAGTGTCCCAGTGGCATAAGTGTCatggtatttttccatgtagtcgTTGAGCTTGATCTTCATGTATCGGGCAGGTCTCTTGTCATCCACCAGCTCTGACACCGGCTCAAGTTGTGTCTCTAGCTCCAACGTATAGACCAGCACCAACGACAAGCGCTCTTTCTCCGCGTTGGTGACAACCCTATGCACCAGGCTCTTGAAAAACCCATTGCTCAAAATCTGCATGCATAAGGATAAAATAGAGAGATGTATTAAATCTGAGCTTAACAATCCACAGAACATGGTCAAACAATTATACATGTAGCTGGCTGTAGACACAGTACCTCCATTATATCTCCTATGTTCATAACCAATGCATTTGGAACAATGGGCACGTTGTACCACACGCCGTTTCTCTCAAGCTGGAGCCCCTCGGCATCGGCGAAGTTGACTGTGATTATCGAGCCATCTGTATGGGCCTTAAGTCCCAAGACGTGGTCAGGCCTTGGACACTGAGGGTAGTAGTTGAATATAGCTTGGGTGATGGAGTTGTCGCCGATCATGTTTACGAGGTGTTCCTCTTGTAAATTGAGCATCTTGGCCATGTTTCGAAGGACAATGTTGGTCGCCGCTTTGCACCTGACCGTGTACTCACACAGGACGTCTCTGCACAGTTATGAATGATAATTAAGACAATTGTACCATATACTAGTGCATGATAGCAGAATCTCCAGCAGCATGTACCATGTATAGATGATAAAAACCTAGAGCTAGACGGTAAGTACCTGAAAGAAGGGGGTTGTGTTGGCCAGAGTCTGTAGGTTCTTAGGGACTCGGGTTCCACTAGGAGATTGAGCCGGTCGTTCCAGTCAAGGACCTGATTCTCTTTTACGACCATGTCGTTACCATATCCATCCATGCCCATCTTCTCGCCGCCGACAATGTTTGAGTACTTTTGTTTCTCTTCTATTGAGAGGTTGAAGAACTCTCTGGTGGCCTTCATCGCCTCGGCAAGAAAGCTAGGCTCCATTCCATGTCCAACAGCCTGCAGAGAGATGGGCCGGAGATGAGATGACCACTAGCTAGCTTCATCTCATGAAATGAAACAAATGAAAACGCAATAAAGAAGTTTAATTACCAGGAAGAGGTTCCAGTTCTCCAACGCGGACCGCAGCTTGTCGAACTCCTCGGCGCTGCCGGCAGAGAGCCGGCTGAGGTCGATGATGGGGATGGGCTCGGGCATCTCGGAGACCGCCGCCGCAGCGGGACGGTATTGCTCGGGAAGCACGTACTGGCTCGGTGGCTCCTTCACGCCGGCGCCCACAAGCTCTTGCACGATTGGAGGTACCTCGAGAATCTTGAATTGTTGGTCGTAAGAAGCCATGGTTGCTTGCTGTTAGTTTTGAGCTTCCACGTTGCTAGTTCGGTctatatataggcatattattagCACAAGGAGGGTTTTTTTTTTGTACGCACTGCGCAGTGAGGAGCTATTATTTATCCCCCATGCAGACAACGAGGGAAGATTTGGGAACATATATAATACGAAGATCGCCCCATTATCTCCAGCTTAACAAGCAACCGGTCCACTAACTGTACCGATGCGAGAATCCATATCCGTATCTGTATGAACTGTCCAAGAGAAAGAAAAGTCCAACGTGTGGTCCAGGAACTGTACAATCTTGCTGCTGAAGATGCGCTGCTCGTTCTCCCCGTGGCGCCACTTGCCAAAAGAGAAAAGAAGTACGTACAATATTGTCACGGAACTTCCCAACAAAAATCCCAAATATTTATAGTTATATTTGACAAtcgtaaaatagaaaaaataataaaacttatATTTGTTCGGGTCAAATTTCCTCTCTATTAACCCGAAAGTGTTTCCATGTACAAAAGTGATATGAAAAAAAATATTTCATCTGTTTCGAAACGTAAGTCTTCTTAAAAAAAAATAGTATGAAATAGATACGGATGTAattgacatattttaaagtatagattcactcattttacttcatATGTAGTCCATATTAGAATCCTCAAAAAGACTTATGTTTATATTTAGGAAGGGAGGGAGTAATTAAGTTCTAGACCGTCATCTGCCTTCCTAGCGGTGGGATGCACAAACAAGAATTGTTCTTGTGCTGACGATTCAATCCTATCCAGTTTAACTAAATCTGATAATTTTGTTTGGCATCAACCATTTTAGCATTGAACACATGCATGAATGCGAGTGAATTGCATGAGAAACCACCACATTTGGGGCTTCCTTTGTGGAAAACTATGTGGTCCTTCATTTTTTGTAAAACGCATTGTGGATTCgctatttttttttgaaatttcacTAATCAGGTGATTTAGCCTGGTTGATCACTTTGTGGGAAGTGGGATGAGATTGTAAGGAGAAGAGTTGATAAAAATTGATATACAACTCCCTCGATTTCAAAGACATCTATATTCAGAAAATGAAAAAGCAACCAGCCCCCTCCCACCCATGTCGCCTGCCTCCTCCGAGATGGTGGCGGGCCACCTTGAGGTGGCCTCCGGCGAGATGACTTCCCTCCCCCTAGTCTTGCTAGCGGGGCGGtgcggcctccctcctctctgGCCGTCGCAGCTGGCCGACGGCTCGCCCCTAGCCACGAGCTCATGACCATGGCCCTGCCGCTGTGCTGCCGAAGCTCTGTTGGCCCTGCTGTTGTTGCTCTTCACCTGCTCGCCCCTACGCCTTGGGGGGGTCGCCCCGCCACACTCGTCGGGGCTGTAGGAGGAGGGAGACCCTGATCCCGACCTCATCTGGTCATGCTTAGGTGTGCTGCCGGGGTGCCGCCGGGGTCGTGCATCGACGAACAGGAACGATGACGAAGAGGGACGAGTGTGGGGCGGCGCTAGGAGGTTGCACATCCACACCGAGGACTACCACGCGTCTCACCTAGATGCCGATGAAGCAGCCTCGTCCTCCACACAAGGTAGAGCTGTTGCTCCCGGTGGTTGCGCCGCCGGAGGTCCGGTAGGGCGACGCGTTGTACACTCGCGCCATAGTTGGTGGAGCTGCTACTGCTCGTGGCTCGGTCGGCACATGGCAGTCAGGGTGGAGCTGCTGCTGCTCGCCGACATCGGGTGGAGCCCTAGAGGTAGGGGAGTCGCCTGCTGATTGCTGGGAGGGACGGCGGCGCCGAAGGCCGGACGGTGGGGTCGTGCGGCTTGCCTCGGCCGGCGCGTGTGGAGGGGTTGATTGCTTTTCTTTTTCCTATATAGGTGTGTATGTGTTAATTATTTGCTGAGTCAACTCCTTACAACCAGGTCCCACTTGTTAGAAAGTGATCAAACGGGTTTAATCATCCAAACAATGGTGCGTTTTGCAAAACATTATGAACCCCATTGTTTTTCGCAAAGGATGCCCCAAGTGTGGTGATTTCTTGCAATTCACTCCATGAATGCAGATTAACAGGGTGCTGGAGACATCCAAAGACGTACGGTTCCTTTCCAATGGTGTCCAATCCAATTTCAAGCCGTTCAACTACGACCGCGCAGGTTCAGCAAAATGGAAGAGCTGCGATTCAAGGACCACCCCTTGTATGTACAAGCTTCTAATTGGTCAAATGAAGCACATGTACCAAAGAATATGCGTTGGAACTGATGTCATTGAACAACGAATTGTCATTTCTCCGCTaaaatgctactccctccgtctgaaaatatttattctaGAAATGAATAAAATAGATGTATTTATAACTAAAATAAATCTAGATACACCCATTCTTAGAATAAGTATTTCCTGACGAAGGGAGTATGTTTTTCTTAACGCTAGTAAGCGTGGCGCTGGTGTGGCTAAGTTCAGTCGCGTTGGACCACAAAACCGTCGTTTCCTCATAAATTCTAAGGTTTTTCTTACCCAGTATGCGGCGTAGCGGGTTGGTGTGGTGAAGTTCAACACCAAAATGGCTTGCGCTTTCAGCTAAATGGTCAGATACAGATTTGGTTGAAACTTCAAACTACGATTATTAAAAAGGGCCACGCTACCCACGCGGCTGCCATACAACATGGAGCTTCAAGGGCATCTTTGGATACATGCACCATTTGTTTTTGCGTCCCTACATCTGTAGCTGAGTAGAGCCTGCCTAAGATTATACAAGCAAAAAATTCATGTTGTGCAAATAGTTTGCTTGCCCGCGTGTTGGTTGCCCTATGTTATGAGGTTATGGCATCTCTAGTAGATCCCCTAAAACTCAAATTTGAGGAGTAAAAGGGAGTTTAAGGGGCTTAAGGCCTATCTAGCAAATCCCCTAAAGTGTATAATCCCTAAAAATATAGTTTTTCACTCTAAAATGGCAATGTTCTAGTCAAATACATTCCAGATACGCGACCGCGGCTGTATTTGCTCGACCGCCGTACCCACCTCGATGCACCCACCCAACCCTCTCCAACGGCAAAAATGTGTAGTGTGATCTCTAACTTCCAATGATTTTAATGAGGACCGACCTGCTAATAAAATGACGGGTTCTATTTAACATGCATGCCAATGGATACTGGCAAAACCCGCACCCTGTGCGTACACATGCTACATTGTTCGACCCATTACAGGGGTTTTTTGTGTCATTTTCTTGAACCCGTTTTACACAACCGAAAAAAATCAGCTTGCTCTTTTcagttttttgtattttttaattcatgaacactttgatgtgttttttatttttgttctttaTTTCTTTCGTTTTTTGTTTACTCTTCCATTT
This genomic stretch from Hordeum vulgare subsp. vulgare chromosome 6H, MorexV3_pseudomolecules_assembly, whole genome shotgun sequence harbors:
- the LOC123404491 gene encoding protein SRG1-like — protein: MASYDQQFKILEVPPIVQELVGAGVKEPPSQYVLPEQYRPAAAAVSEMPEPIPIIDLSRLSAGSAEEFDKLRSALENWNLFLAVGHGMEPSFLAEAMKATREFFNLSIEEKQKYSNIVGGEKMGMDGYGNDMVVKENQVLDWNDRLNLLVEPESLRTYRLWPTQPPSFRDVLCEYTVRCKAATNIVLRNMAKMLNLQEEHLVNMIGDNSITQAIFNYYPQCPRPDHVLGLKAHTDGSIITVNFADAEGLQLERNGVWYNVPIVPNALVMNIGDIMEILSNGFFKSLVHRVVTNAEKERLSLVLVYTLELETQLEPVSELVDDKRPARYMKIKLNDYMEKYHDTYATGTLAIDGVKI